Proteins encoded within one genomic window of Scheffersomyces stipitis CBS 6054 chromosome 3, complete sequence:
- a CDS encoding predicted protein produces the protein MSDFNIYVTTSLTSSERRISPQWDLHYLKSRLELITGIPPQYQTIVCYPTANSNDTRKLAAAEEYDEEKDKLVTVAELGLAPFSRLEVVDANPDSELHDLANEMDEDTIDPDKEFKLSEEKYSSMSNTVLSWKQRNQLGRFDPTYDSEKARAYEENAALAAKMSVGQRCRVINIAGERRGLVKFVGTIDVLDKGENVWVGIEFDEPVGKNSGVIDGVRIFQCRPSHGSFVKPKQVEVGDFPELDLFESDDEDEEL, from the coding sequence ATGAGTGATTTCAATATATATGTCACTACGAGCTTGACTTCCTCTGAGAGAAGAATCTCGCCTCAGTGGGATTTACACTACCTCAAGTCCAGATTGGAGTTGATTACTGGCATACCACCTCAGTACCAAACTATAGTGTGTTATCCTACGGCTAATTCCAACGATACGCGTAAATTGGCGGCTGCCGAAGAGtatgatgaagaaaaggataaGTTGGTGACAGTTGCAGAGCTTGGATTAGCTCCATTCAGCCGTTTGGAAGTTGTAGATGCCAATCCTGACCTGGAACTACATGACTTGGCTAACGAAATGGACGAAGACACCATTGATCCTGACAAGGAGTTCAAGTTATCGGAAGAAAAATACTCTCTGATGTCCAATACAGTTCTCAGCTGGAAACAGCGCAACCAATTGGGTCGTTTTGATCCTACGTACGACTCGGAAAAGGCAAGAGCGTATGAAGAAAATGCTGCTTTGGCTGCAAAAATGTCAGTTGGACAACGTTGTCGAGTTATCAACATTGCaggagaaagaagaggTCTTGTCAAGTTTGTCGGAACGATCGACGTGCTAGACAAGGGCGAAAATGTGTGGGTTGGcattgaatttgatgaGCCTGTGGGCAAGAACAGCGGAGTTATTGACGGAGTTCGGATTTTCCAGTGTCGTCCATCTCATGGAAGTTTTGTTAAACCCAAGCAGGTGGAAGTAGGCGACTTTCCCGAGCTTGATCTCTTCGAAAGcgacgatgaagacgaagaattgtag